In a genomic window of Sinorhizobium meliloti:
- a CDS encoding class I SAM-dependent methyltransferase: MSETALRQKNTDATELPARDERVEALLGSILRNRFLPEPDPDSVFVGDGSFRAVGVEFLGHFIRLGGLRPESRVLDIGCGIGRMAVPLTQYLDFEKGRYSGIDPVDGGIGWCRRFITSVYPNFAFQRVDIAHELYNPSGKISGNALKLPYADGHFDFVIMTSIVTHLPPDEVLVYLREVGRLLKPGGRLFVTAFVVDHVAAANENGRRDARLSFARDGDGPCWYVPDMPRLAAVGFDDGFLDGALDRAGLAITLKAFGAWRGKEAEHYQDIFVAERRGGGA; the protein is encoded by the coding sequence ATGAGCGAGACTGCGCTGCGCCAGAAAAACACAGATGCCACGGAACTGCCCGCCCGCGACGAACGCGTGGAGGCCCTGCTCGGGAGCATTCTTCGAAACCGCTTCCTTCCCGAACCTGATCCCGACAGCGTCTTCGTCGGCGACGGTTCCTTCAGGGCGGTGGGCGTCGAATTCCTCGGCCACTTCATCCGGCTGGGGGGACTGCGTCCGGAAAGCCGCGTTCTCGATATCGGCTGCGGCATCGGCCGCATGGCTGTCCCGCTCACCCAGTATCTGGATTTCGAGAAGGGGCGCTACAGCGGGATAGATCCGGTCGACGGCGGCATCGGCTGGTGCCGCCGCTTCATCACCTCGGTCTATCCGAATTTCGCCTTCCAGCGTGTCGATATTGCCCATGAGCTTTATAATCCGAGCGGGAAAATCAGCGGCAATGCGTTGAAACTGCCCTATGCCGACGGTCACTTCGATTTTGTGATCATGACGTCGATCGTGACGCATCTGCCGCCGGACGAAGTCCTGGTCTATCTGCGAGAGGTCGGAAGGCTTCTGAAACCCGGCGGACGCCTCTTCGTGACCGCATTCGTGGTCGATCACGTCGCAGCGGCCAACGAAAACGGCCGGCGCGACGCGCGGCTTTCCTTCGCCCGCGACGGCGACGGTCCATGCTGGTACGTCCCCGACATGCCACGCCTTGCCGCCGTGGGTTTCGACGACGGCTTTCTTGACGGCGCCCTTGACCGGGCCGGTCTCGCAATCACCCTGAAGGCGTTCGGCGCCTGGCGCGGTAAGGAGGCGGAGCACTACCAGGACATCTTCGTCGCCGAACGCCGAGGAGGCGGCGCGTGA
- a CDS encoding glycosyltransferase family 4 protein codes for MKMHVAFVHRRGFGQFAALARHLAEAGNEVTLVTETVDQRIPSVRVVRHRAEPGPQPNPQIARHLAVPDHHVRIGHRVAETFEAMGRLGQTPDLVLGHIGWGSMMFVKDVLPRVPALGYCEFFYRSDGADVGFAPDDRPDPETRKRLRLRNIAQLLSLEAMDGGISPTNWQKSLYPADARQRIAVCHEGVDTRRFRPDPAASLKLPDGRVLKAGDPVVTFVARDLEPYRGFPQALEAAAKVVRRHPDALFVFVGGDGVSYGAPPPGGGSWKDHLLASVDIPRERLIFPGVVPHSVLRQLFQISAAHLYLTYPFVLSWSVLEAMACGALVIGSDTAPVQEVIRSGRNGLLVPFFDTDALAEMIVGALNRPDNFRELRGAARRTVEQRFRLDDCLARQLTLIGNLTGRNAAQAKETQFV; via the coding sequence ATGAAGATGCATGTAGCATTCGTACACCGCCGTGGGTTCGGCCAGTTCGCCGCCCTGGCAAGACATCTGGCTGAGGCGGGGAACGAGGTGACGCTCGTGACGGAGACCGTGGACCAGCGGATACCTTCCGTCCGGGTCGTACGGCATCGGGCGGAACCCGGTCCGCAACCGAATCCCCAGATAGCGCGCCATCTTGCCGTTCCCGACCATCATGTGCGGATCGGGCACAGGGTAGCGGAAACCTTCGAGGCGATGGGCCGCCTTGGACAGACCCCCGACCTCGTTCTCGGCCATATAGGCTGGGGCAGCATGATGTTCGTGAAGGATGTCCTGCCGCGCGTGCCGGCACTCGGCTATTGCGAGTTTTTCTATCGGTCGGATGGGGCGGATGTCGGCTTCGCGCCGGACGACCGCCCCGACCCGGAGACGCGCAAACGCTTGCGCCTCCGCAACATCGCGCAGCTGCTGTCGCTGGAGGCGATGGATGGCGGTATCAGCCCGACCAATTGGCAGAAGAGCCTCTATCCAGCCGACGCGCGGCAACGAATCGCCGTTTGCCATGAGGGGGTGGACACACGCCGTTTCCGCCCCGACCCGGCGGCTTCGCTGAAGCTGCCGGACGGGCGCGTCCTCAAGGCCGGCGATCCCGTCGTCACTTTCGTGGCACGGGACCTCGAGCCCTACCGGGGCTTTCCCCAGGCGCTGGAGGCGGCGGCGAAGGTCGTCCGGCGGCATCCGGACGCGCTGTTCGTCTTCGTCGGCGGCGATGGGGTGAGTTACGGCGCGCCGCCCCCTGGCGGGGGATCGTGGAAGGATCATCTGCTTGCGTCTGTGGATATCCCGCGCGAAAGGCTCATCTTCCCCGGCGTCGTGCCGCATTCCGTGCTGCGTCAGCTCTTTCAGATATCGGCGGCGCATCTCTACCTCACCTATCCATTCGTGCTTTCCTGGTCGGTGCTGGAGGCAATGGCCTGCGGCGCTCTTGTTATCGGTTCCGATACCGCGCCGGTTCAGGAAGTCATCCGCTCCGGCCGCAACGGTCTTCTCGTTCCGTTCTTCGATACGGATGCGCTCGCCGAGATGATCGTCGGGGCATTGAACCGCCCGGACAACTTTCGCGAACTGCGCGGCGCCGCGCGCAGAACGGTCGAGCAGAGGTTCCGGTTGGACGACTGCCTCGCACGTCAGTTGACGCTGATCGGCAACCTCACCGGCCGAAATGCTGCGCAAGCGAAAGAAACGCAGTTTGTCTGA
- a CDS encoding HlyD family type I secretion periplasmic adaptor subunit has translation MNKEKILPVRLDLQPPVKAESPERRLPMAAPARLSAPMPAPDLSEDNTHSPIRRLVIAGLTTILVAFGGFFGWAFSTELSSASVTSGTIVVDSKRKTVSHFEGGVLGRILVQEGDHVAPGQPLMKLEDTRARSDLEALQSRRVGLIAKLARLRAERAGLQAVSFPADLVSKGEAAADAVTAENAFFEKRSEAKEGRLAIQRKTIEEYSEKAKSLAAQLQATDRQIELMNEQRTAIATLVEKAFAQRSKLIEIDARLSELAATRGEIAGDKAQAEKAMAGAELALIGIESDFQSEIAGEITTARLELAEVEQRITAAEDVLRRLEIRAPQAGIVANIQLRTPGSAVTPGQPLLDIVPEDEPLLVEMHVSTRDIDSITIGSSTQIRLTAYNQRSHLPLEGKVTYIAADQSVDEKSNVAYFVARAEVAPESLAANPDIRLYPGMPAEVLIVHKSRSAIDYLVAPVSDSFNRAFRED, from the coding sequence ATGAACAAGGAAAAGATCCTGCCGGTTCGCCTCGACCTGCAGCCGCCCGTGAAGGCTGAGAGCCCGGAACGCCGCCTGCCGATGGCCGCGCCGGCTCGTCTCTCCGCGCCAATGCCGGCGCCGGACCTTTCGGAAGACAACACGCATTCGCCGATCCGACGCCTCGTCATCGCCGGGTTGACGACTATCCTCGTTGCTTTCGGCGGTTTCTTCGGCTGGGCGTTCTCGACGGAGCTCAGCAGTGCTTCGGTCACCAGCGGAACGATCGTCGTCGATTCGAAGCGCAAGACGGTCAGCCATTTTGAAGGCGGCGTGCTCGGCCGGATCCTGGTTCAGGAGGGAGATCATGTGGCGCCCGGCCAGCCGCTGATGAAGCTCGAGGATACGCGCGCCCGCTCCGACCTGGAGGCGCTGCAAAGCCGCCGTGTCGGCCTGATCGCAAAACTGGCGCGGCTGCGGGCCGAGCGGGCGGGACTGCAGGCGGTGAGCTTCCCGGCCGATCTTGTCTCCAAGGGCGAGGCTGCCGCGGATGCGGTAACGGCGGAAAACGCGTTTTTCGAGAAGCGGAGCGAGGCCAAGGAGGGCCGTCTGGCAATCCAGCGAAAGACGATCGAGGAATATTCGGAGAAGGCGAAGTCTCTCGCAGCCCAGCTTCAGGCGACCGACAGGCAGATCGAGCTGATGAACGAGCAGCGGACCGCTATCGCGACCCTCGTCGAAAAAGCATTCGCCCAGCGCTCGAAACTCATCGAAATCGACGCACGGCTCAGCGAGCTCGCCGCGACCCGCGGCGAAATCGCTGGCGACAAGGCCCAGGCGGAAAAGGCGATGGCGGGGGCCGAGCTTGCGCTCATCGGGATCGAATCCGATTTCCAGTCGGAGATCGCCGGAGAGATCACCACGGCGCGCCTCGAACTTGCGGAAGTCGAGCAGCGCATCACCGCCGCCGAGGACGTGCTTCGCCGCCTGGAAATCCGCGCCCCCCAGGCCGGTATCGTCGCCAACATTCAGCTGCGGACGCCGGGCAGTGCCGTCACCCCCGGTCAGCCGCTTCTCGACATCGTTCCCGAGGACGAACCGCTGCTTGTCGAGATGCATGTCAGCACACGTGACATCGACAGCATAACGATCGGCTCCAGTACGCAAATCCGCCTGACGGCCTATAACCAGCGCTCGCACCTGCCCCTGGAAGGCAAGGTAACCTATATCGCGGCGGACCAATCGGTGGATGAGAAGTCCAACGTCGCCTATTTCGTCGCACGGGCAGAGGTGGCGCCTGAATCGCTCGCCGCCAACCCGGACATCCGCCTCTATCCCGGCATGCCCGCGGAAGTGCTGATCGTGCACAAATCGCGTTCGGCAATCGACTACCTCGTCGCCCCGGTCTCCGACAGTTTCAACCGGGCGTTTCGGGAGGACTGA
- a CDS encoding type I secretion system permease/ATPase: MRDTVRNRLISKGPNRPTPAQNGTIAPKLLVLRARRVFVVTLLYAALLSACINLLQLTMPLYMMQVHDRVLNSQSMDTLVMLTILALGALIVLGVLDYIRALTFQAMGSAVVRWLNLPVLTAAVQASADQGLARATQSLRDLTELRGFLTSSAVSAPLDAAWSPIFLGVLFLLHPLFGLIGAISVVVLVCCGLLNDLLTRQLMKEASQANIEAVSKIGATLRHAEAIEAMGMLPALAHKWRAAQLHALSVLEASGIRSRAMASITRSLRFAIQVASLGTGALLVMRQEISPGAMMATTILVGRLLLPFDSVIENWRQWVLAIASWRRVETALKEDLAVRQTMPTPRSEGDLVVDKLVYAVPGIDVPIIKGINFSLSPGEVLGIVGPSAAGKSTLARLLVGILKPTAGGVFLDGNNVYLWERSSFGQIAGYLPQSVSLLEGTIRENIARMAESDPYKVLEAARLADVHDMIGRLPLGYDTPVGDGHLTLSGGQRQRIALARCLYGRPRLLVLDEPNANLDALGERALIRAIDEARSDGAIVILIAHRPAIMQVADKLLVLEGGRISQFGPRTDVVATMMPGETRREGTAS, translated from the coding sequence ATGCGTGATACTGTTCGAAATCGTTTGATTAGCAAGGGCCCCAATCGGCCAACACCGGCGCAAAACGGAACAATCGCGCCGAAGCTCCTGGTTCTGCGGGCCCGGCGCGTGTTCGTGGTGACGCTTCTTTATGCAGCCCTGCTTAGCGCCTGCATCAACCTCCTCCAGCTCACAATGCCCCTCTATATGATGCAGGTGCATGACAGGGTGTTGAACAGCCAGAGCATGGATACGCTCGTCATGCTGACGATTCTCGCCCTGGGTGCGCTGATCGTTCTGGGCGTGCTCGACTACATTCGCGCCCTCACCTTTCAGGCCATGGGCAGCGCCGTGGTCCGCTGGCTGAACCTGCCGGTCCTGACCGCCGCCGTCCAAGCCTCGGCCGATCAGGGACTTGCGCGCGCGACGCAGTCCCTGCGCGACCTTACCGAGCTGCGCGGCTTCCTCACCTCTTCGGCGGTGAGCGCCCCCCTCGACGCCGCCTGGTCGCCCATCTTTCTGGGCGTTCTATTCCTGCTGCACCCCCTCTTCGGGCTGATCGGTGCGATCTCCGTCGTCGTACTCGTCTGTTGCGGCCTTCTCAACGACCTTCTGACGCGCCAGCTCATGAAAGAGGCAAGCCAGGCTAATATTGAGGCAGTGTCGAAAATCGGTGCGACATTACGTCACGCCGAGGCCATCGAAGCCATGGGAATGCTGCCGGCGCTCGCCCACAAATGGCGCGCCGCGCAACTGCACGCGCTCAGCGTGCTGGAGGCCAGTGGGATCAGAAGCAGGGCGATGGCCTCGATCACCCGCTCGCTGCGCTTCGCCATCCAGGTGGCGTCGCTGGGCACGGGTGCCCTGCTGGTGATGAGGCAGGAGATCTCGCCGGGCGCAATGATGGCGACCACCATTCTCGTGGGCCGCCTTCTGCTGCCGTTCGATTCCGTCATCGAGAACTGGCGCCAATGGGTGTTGGCGATCGCAAGCTGGCGTCGCGTCGAAACGGCACTGAAGGAAGACCTGGCCGTTCGCCAGACCATGCCGACGCCGCGCTCCGAAGGCGACCTCGTCGTCGACAAGCTGGTCTACGCGGTACCGGGCATCGACGTGCCGATCATCAAGGGCATCAACTTCTCGCTCTCACCCGGCGAGGTGCTTGGAATCGTCGGCCCTTCCGCGGCGGGCAAGTCCACGCTGGCGCGGCTTCTGGTCGGCATTCTAAAGCCCACTGCCGGCGGCGTCTTCCTCGACGGCAACAACGTCTACCTCTGGGAACGGAGCTCTTTCGGACAGATCGCGGGTTACCTGCCGCAATCGGTTTCCCTTCTCGAAGGAACCATCCGTGAAAATATCGCCCGGATGGCGGAGAGCGATCCCTACAAGGTGCTCGAGGCGGCGCGGCTCGCCGACGTCCACGACATGATAGGACGACTGCCGCTCGGCTATGATACGCCGGTGGGCGATGGTCATCTGACGCTTTCCGGCGGGCAAAGGCAGCGCATCGCGCTGGCGCGCTGCCTTTACGGCCGGCCACGCCTGCTCGTCCTCGACGAGCCCAACGCCAATCTCGATGCCCTCGGCGAGCGCGCCCTCATCCGCGCGATCGACGAGGCGCGCAGCGACGGCGCCATCGTCATCCTGATTGCCCACCGGCCGGCCATCATGCAGGTGGCCGATAAGCTGCTCGTGCTGGAAGGCGGCCGCATCAGCCAGTTCGGCCCGCGAACGGATGTGGTGGCGACCATGATGCCCGGCGAAACAAGACGCGAAGGTACCGCTTCATGA
- a CDS encoding calcium-binding protein, which produces MATLEGGAYDDALFGSRFDDFIRAHGGDDFVNGGNGDDIIFGDDGDDLLFGGNGNDTVFGGEGTDVLYGENGNDILVGGSGDDLIYGDNGNDILLGGAGSDFLLGGRGNDVLLGGAGNDVIDGGAGSDLLAGGQGSDIFVFDGGGGNDVILDFTPGEDVLQISKGINGLDVTAPEDLASRITQVGGNVVIDLGHGDTLTLVNADAEDIQAHPENYFTVH; this is translated from the coding sequence ATGGCCACTTTGGAAGGCGGCGCATACGACGACGCCCTTTTTGGCTCCCGCTTTGACGATTTCATTCGCGCCCATGGCGGTGATGATTTCGTCAACGGAGGCAATGGGGACGACATCATCTTCGGCGACGACGGTGACGACTTGCTGTTCGGCGGCAACGGAAACGACACCGTGTTCGGCGGCGAAGGCACCGACGTTCTCTATGGCGAAAATGGCAATGACATCCTGGTCGGCGGATCGGGTGACGACCTGATCTACGGCGATAACGGCAACGACATTCTCCTTGGGGGCGCCGGCAGCGACTTCCTCCTCGGAGGCAGAGGCAACGACGTGCTGCTCGGCGGCGCCGGCAACGACGTCATCGACGGCGGTGCCGGGTCCGACCTCCTTGCCGGCGGTCAGGGCAGCGATATCTTCGTTTTCGACGGCGGCGGCGGCAACGACGTCATCCTCGACTTTACCCCCGGCGAAGACGTCCTGCAGATATCCAAGGGCATCAACGGCCTCGACGTCACCGCGCCCGAGGATCTCGCTTCGCGTATCACTCAGGTCGGCGGCAATGTCGTCATCGACCTCGGCCATGGCGACACGCTGACCCTGGTCAATGCCGACGCCGAAGACATTCAGGCCCACCCCGAAAACTATTTCACTGTCCACTGA
- a CDS encoding glycosyltransferase family 2 protein, with protein sequence MTFDDRTRSASGIFEDAKAFRLGSDVAVLISDVRARLPAAAKHTLVMPEQPVPLVSTMLPLAEGGQRVLWAMRPGDEARRGQIYIESDFVQTIVLRPVGELPPLDVEDLFSALTPEGCVKFLNNLLTVWRSAFRLSRDPFFIGLIEDALQALTSRPAPAKIACPINQGRYLLETAISPDFGEISAIYALGANAILPLASPALIGAQREHNLRPCHFIVESPRYPQSFVLVGKRGVAVRELSSGNPHCANLQAWWAERGDTPELREYVVRWLSTTPEGGLATAVDLQLRSPLPERRIGRSAMHPSAEVDLALTLSGGLLAGGWTHDPTATLAGIDYLKEDGTAIPLDGNWYEFAAWARGADEKSRADVTGFVAWLPSNDPPSALLQPRFQMRLASGAVKPLVPKPQPFDASAQRNRILRAVPPQHAIDQAFRTILAPALQDVEHRLGRASKVDYTKDYDLPEKAPLVSIVVPLYRVLDFLRFQLSGMATDRWLASNAEIIYVLDSPEIQDETEHLLGGLHLLHGLPMKLVVMNRNSGYARACNAGARFARGSVVVMLNSDVVPSAPGWLQKLIRPLMEQRSLGAIGPKLIFEDGSLQHAGLYFARDQRGIWLNHHFHKGMPGDYGAAQLARSVPGITGACLVTRREIYELVDGYTEDYVIGDYEDSDLCLKIRRCGYDIAYEPSACLYHFERRSIRRSEDYMRGVASQYNSWLHTERWNDDITELMKTDLGGRDQMPALFGIGAATRTAA encoded by the coding sequence GTGACGTTTGACGACCGTACGCGGAGCGCCAGCGGCATTTTCGAGGACGCGAAGGCCTTTCGGCTCGGTTCCGACGTGGCTGTATTGATCTCCGACGTTCGCGCCAGGTTGCCGGCCGCAGCCAAACACACGCTGGTCATGCCGGAGCAACCCGTCCCGCTCGTCAGCACGATGCTTCCTCTTGCGGAGGGTGGACAGCGCGTGCTTTGGGCCATGCGCCCGGGTGACGAAGCGCGCCGCGGACAGATTTACATCGAAAGCGACTTCGTTCAGACTATCGTGCTCCGGCCCGTCGGTGAACTTCCGCCCCTCGACGTGGAGGACCTGTTTTCCGCACTCACGCCGGAGGGCTGCGTCAAGTTCCTGAACAATCTGCTCACTGTTTGGCGAAGCGCGTTCCGTCTGTCCAGGGACCCGTTCTTCATCGGCCTCATCGAGGATGCGCTTCAGGCGCTGACATCGCGGCCGGCCCCCGCCAAGATTGCATGCCCGATCAACCAGGGGCGATACCTGCTCGAAACCGCGATAAGCCCCGACTTCGGCGAGATCAGCGCAATCTATGCCCTTGGGGCCAACGCCATCCTGCCACTGGCGTCGCCGGCGCTGATCGGCGCCCAACGCGAGCATAATCTTCGTCCTTGCCATTTCATCGTCGAGTCTCCCCGATACCCCCAGTCTTTCGTGCTTGTCGGCAAAAGGGGCGTTGCCGTGCGCGAGCTCTCCTCCGGCAACCCCCATTGCGCCAACCTCCAGGCCTGGTGGGCAGAACGAGGCGATACGCCGGAGCTGCGCGAATACGTCGTCCGCTGGCTCTCGACGACACCCGAGGGTGGACTTGCCACAGCCGTCGACCTCCAGCTGCGGTCACCGCTCCCTGAAAGGCGGATCGGCAGGTCTGCAATGCATCCTTCAGCGGAGGTGGACCTCGCATTGACGCTTTCCGGCGGTCTGCTTGCCGGGGGGTGGACCCATGATCCGACAGCCACTCTTGCCGGCATCGACTACCTCAAGGAGGACGGCACGGCGATACCGCTCGACGGCAACTGGTACGAGTTTGCCGCCTGGGCACGCGGAGCGGACGAAAAATCGCGAGCCGACGTGACCGGCTTTGTCGCCTGGCTGCCGTCGAACGATCCGCCGAGCGCCCTGCTCCAGCCGCGGTTCCAGATGCGGCTGGCATCCGGTGCTGTGAAACCGCTCGTGCCGAAGCCGCAACCCTTCGACGCTTCGGCACAGCGCAACCGCATCCTGCGCGCCGTCCCGCCGCAGCACGCGATCGACCAGGCTTTCCGGACGATCCTTGCCCCCGCCCTGCAGGACGTGGAACATAGGTTGGGAAGAGCTTCCAAGGTCGACTACACCAAGGATTACGACCTGCCCGAAAAGGCGCCGTTGGTCTCGATCGTCGTGCCGCTTTACCGTGTTCTCGACTTCCTGCGGTTCCAGCTCTCCGGCATGGCGACCGATCGCTGGCTCGCAAGCAATGCGGAGATCATCTACGTTCTGGATTCGCCGGAGATTCAGGACGAGACGGAGCATCTGCTTGGCGGACTGCATCTCCTCCACGGGTTGCCGATGAAGCTTGTTGTGATGAACCGCAACAGCGGCTACGCGCGGGCGTGCAATGCCGGCGCGCGCTTTGCCCGCGGCTCGGTCGTCGTCATGCTGAACTCGGACGTCGTTCCGTCTGCACCCGGCTGGCTGCAGAAGCTCATCCGGCCGCTCATGGAACAGAGGAGCCTCGGCGCGATCGGCCCGAAGCTGATCTTCGAGGACGGGTCGCTCCAGCACGCGGGCCTCTACTTCGCTCGCGACCAGCGCGGCATATGGCTCAACCATCATTTCCACAAGGGCATGCCCGGCGACTACGGGGCGGCTCAACTTGCCCGCAGCGTGCCCGGCATCACCGGTGCGTGCCTGGTGACGCGCCGGGAAATCTACGAGCTCGTGGATGGATACACGGAGGATTATGTGATCGGCGATTATGAGGACAGCGATTTGTGCCTGAAAATCCGCCGGTGCGGCTATGACATCGCCTACGAGCCGTCGGCGTGTCTCTATCATTTCGAGCGCCGCTCGATCCGCCGCAGCGAAGACTATATGCGCGGGGTCGCCAGCCAGTACAATTCCTGGCTGCACACCGAACGCTGGAACGACGACATCACCGAATTGATGAAAACCGATCTCGGCGGCCGCGACCAGATGCCGGCTCTCTTCGGGATCGGCGCTGCAACGAGGACCGCCGCATGA
- a CDS encoding MarR family transcriptional regulator, which produces MNHRILYPFADFGDTVAILPANETQRKGLDTSVDDRDGDDSLVTYFELARVMERASRRFSGLLRAELTKLGVEDIGPAQAMVLLAIGEAELSVGELLDRGHYVGSNISYYLKQLADGDYIDRIASQRDKRSARIRLSEKGRQLCTGLRQAAKGYERALSHGDQDRRNLETAFQTLHRLELVWGNAARYGI; this is translated from the coding sequence ATGAACCACAGGATACTCTATCCGTTCGCAGACTTTGGAGACACTGTTGCAATCCTTCCCGCGAATGAAACGCAGCGGAAAGGCCTCGATACCTCTGTAGACGATCGTGACGGAGATGATTCGCTCGTCACCTATTTCGAGCTGGCTCGGGTGATGGAGCGCGCAAGCCGCCGGTTTTCCGGCCTGTTGCGTGCGGAACTGACGAAACTCGGGGTCGAGGATATCGGTCCCGCGCAGGCGATGGTTCTTCTGGCCATAGGCGAGGCGGAGCTCTCGGTGGGAGAGCTTCTGGACCGGGGCCACTATGTGGGTTCGAACATTTCCTATTATCTGAAGCAGCTTGCCGACGGCGACTACATCGACCGGATCGCATCGCAGCGTGACAAGCGTTCGGCCCGCATCCGGCTTTCAGAGAAAGGCAGGCAGCTTTGCACCGGCCTGCGACAGGCCGCCAAGGGCTACGAACGCGCCCTCAGCCATGGCGATCAGGACCGGCGGAATCTGGAGACCGCTTTCCAGACACTGCACCGCCTCGAACTCGTCTGGGGGAATGCCGCACGCTACGGCATCTGA